One Podarcis muralis chromosome 1, rPodMur119.hap1.1, whole genome shotgun sequence genomic window carries:
- the SGO2 gene encoding shugoshin 2 isoform X6 produces MSTLSEHIQKPLAMEKDHCNSSGQKPEISDQPIRTISQHVSTQTEEHDGNQQSNISVCVADDLVTSKETATDQINAELFVSEKNTSKSSETNKIETVFIANKFTKENPSCMDQMSRRTFKLDLDNASSVEKYERQSKAHSSPLLIHRYVTERKKRGLSCTSNIQSIINNFESKTEQNSILHCDTDKVHTNGQMAPKDVSCTKSSQPRKEPDHTDKLCFINGKKPEETVYDADMELTASELGEILLIKSKAKVENAKIVKTDKISANLRKVKTKSTEKQIEDKYNIKPKKSNEKVPSNGKVKDIDIVESKNVLPPEKGLFQMRNDQQMKLKNTNKLGEDFKNSNKNDKQVHPLRLVDLRQTTHVLEKEKMKDTIFETAQNSENQVPEHDFNVPGGKLPLEGYSIESLPPVQSCVVSIQDLDINETYPVVSKIKKSHYSEMENGQYLKGSRSKVCNSNSQTIQDEKTDIKSGFNKREVSSNFGTTTERSAHALGIPKTDQINEEFSHGDKRRIFAKAGRKTYIIYPSSQKKTSVKQKLHDENVYTENIHERNENIQRNSNVQHVTISCYLKKAAECCVETSEERVDSTPNPNKKTCSVSSCDQAVISGRKPLQELTNIKAPSLPKPNKDLEENSTSPVRRRRATVCYKEPKINSKLRRGDKFTDTEFLNVPVFKVRNKQSFKSKSRLL; encoded by the exons ATGAGCACTCTTTCAGAG CATATTCAAAAACCCTTAGCAATGGAAAAAGACCACTGCAACAGTTCTGGTCAAAAGCCTGAGATTTCTGATCAACCAATTAG AACTATCAGTCAGCATGTGAGCACTCAGACTGAAGAACATGATGGAAATCAGCAAAGTAACATATCAGTCTGTGTAGCTGATGATCTTGTTACATCAAAGGAAACTGCAACAGATCAAATCAATGCAGAGTTATTTGTGTCTGAAAAAAATACCTCAAAATCAAgtgaaacaaataaaatagaaacagtATTTATCGCAAATAAATTTACAAAAG aAAATCCATCATGTATGGATCAGATGTCTAGAAGGACCTTTAAGCTGGATCTGGATAATGCATCTTCTGTAGAAAAATATGAAAGACAATCAAAAGCACACAGTAGTCCTCTTCTAATCCATAGATATGTGACTGAACGGAAGAAACGAGGACTGTCCTGCACATCAAATATTCAGTCTATTATAAACAATTTTGAgagtaaaacagagcaaaatagcATATTGCATTGTGACACTGACAAAGTCCACACTAATGGTCAGATGGCCCCAAAAGATGTTTCATGCACTAAATCATCTCAACCTAGAAAGGAGCCTGATCACACCGATAAACTATGTTTTATAAATGGTAAAAAACCAGAAGAAACCGTATATGATGCTGACATGGAATTGACTGCTAGTGAACTAGGTGAGATACTCTTAATTAAATCAAAAGCCAAGGTTGAGAACGCTAAAATAGTAAAAACTGATAAAATTTCAGCAAATTTGAGAAAAGTGAAAACTAAAAGTACAGAAAAACAGATTGAGGATAAATATAACATTAAACCTAAAAAATCTAATGAGAAAGTTCCTAGTAATGGAAAAGTTAAAGATATTGATATTGTTGAATCTAAAAATGTTCTACCACCAGAAAAAGGATTGTTTCAAATGAGAAATGatcagcaaatgaaactgaaGAACACCAATAAACTTGGAGAAGATTTCAAGAACAGTAACAAGAATGACAAACAGGTGCATCCCCTAAGACTTGTAGACTTACGGCAAACAACTCatgttttagaaaaagaaaaaatgaaagatACAATTTTTGAAACAGCTCAGAATTCAGAAAACCAGGTCCCAGAACATGATTTTAACGTACCTGGTGGTAAATTACCATTAGAAGGTTATTCTATTGAAAGCTTGCCTCCAGTACAAAGCTGTGTGGTTTCAATACAGGATTTAGACATAAATGAGACCTATCCTGTtgtttccaaaataaaaaaatcacattacAGTGAAATGGAAAATGGGCAGTATTTGAAAGGGTCTAGATCAAAGGTATGCAATTCTAACAGCCAGACTATACAAGATGAaaagactgatataaaaagtggCTTTAATAAGAGAGAAGTGTCTTCCAATTTCGGAACAACAACAGAGAGATCTGCTCATGCTTTAGGTATTCCTAAAACAGATCAAATTAATGAAGAGTTTTCACATGGTGATAAAAGAAGAATTTTTGCAAAAGCTGGTAGGAAGACATACATTATATACCCAAGCTCTCAGAAAAAAACTTCTGTGAAACAAAAATTACACGACGAAAATGTGTATACTGAGAATATCCATGAACGAAATGAAAACATTCAAAGAAATTCCAATGTTCAGCATGTTACAATTTCATGTTACCTAAAGAAAGCGGCTGAATGTTGCGTTGAAACATCCGAAGAAAGGGTAGATTCTACACCAAACCCAAACAAGAAGACCTGTAGTGTTTCTTCATGTGATCAAG CTGTAATTTCAGGGCGTAAGCCTCTTCAAGAACTGACAAATATCAAAGCACCTTCCCTTCCAAAACCCAATAAAGACTTAGAAGAAAATTCCACATCACCTGTTAGACGCAGGCGAGCTACAGTTTGCTACAAAGAACCCAAAATCAACAG CAAATTGAGGAGAGGAGATAAATTCACAGATACAGAGTTTCTTAATGTTCCAGTCTTCAAAGTCAGAAACAAACAAAGCTTTAAAAGTAAATCAAGATTACTCTAA
- the SGO2 gene encoding shugoshin 2 isoform X4, whose amino-acid sequence MDSNPFSEASSSLIFGDIKRRVGGKKNGSLKAGKLNASLACKIKTKIRSNSSLFKISLKHNNKALAMALSAEKENSRKLKNEKLLLQKEVDELHLQNVLLRQKLNRLNKILIELEAFVNNNISTAIEMSTLSEHIQKPLAMEKDHCNSSGQKPEISDQPIRTISQHVSTQTEEHDGNQQSNISVCVADDLVTSKETATDQINAELFVSEKNTSKSSETNKIETVFIANKFTKENPSCMDQMSRRTFKLDLDNASSVEKYERQSKAHSSPLLIHRYVTERKKRGLSCTSNIQSIINNFESKTEQNSILHCDTDKVHTNGQMAPKDVSCTKSSQPRKEPDHTDKLCFINGKKPEETVYDADMELTASELGEILLIKSKAKVENAKIVKTDKISANLRKVKTKSTEKQIEDKYNIKPKKSNEKVPSNGKVKDIDIVESKNVLPPEKGLFQMRNDQQMKLKNTNKLGEDFKNSNKNDKQVHPLRLVDLRQTTHVLEKEKMKDTIFETAQNSENQVPEHDFNVPGGKLPLEGYSIESLPPVQSCVVSIQDLDINETYPVVSKIKKSHYSEMENGQYLKGSRSKVCNSNSQTIQDEKTDIKSGFNKREVSSNFGTTTERSAHALGIPKTDQINEEFSHGDKRRIFAKAGRKTYIIYPSSQKKTSVKQKLHDENVYTENIHERNENIQRNSNVQHVTISCYLKKAAECCVETSEERVDSTPNPNKKTCSVSSCDQDIHPCTKKLEYMQLNRPGP is encoded by the exons gCAACTCTTCACTTTTTAAGATTTCTTTGAAACACAATAATAAGGCTCTGGCCATGGCCCTCAGCGCAGAGAAAGAAAATTCTAGGAAGCTAAAAAATGAAAAGCTCTTATTACAGAAAGAAGTGGATGAGCTGCATTTGCAGAATGTCTTACTGCGCCAAAAGCTGAATCGTCTG aataAAATTCTCATAGAACTGGAAGCATTTGTGAATAATAACATTTCAACTGCAATTGAAATGAGCACTCTTTCAGAG CATATTCAAAAACCCTTAGCAATGGAAAAAGACCACTGCAACAGTTCTGGTCAAAAGCCTGAGATTTCTGATCAACCAATTAG AACTATCAGTCAGCATGTGAGCACTCAGACTGAAGAACATGATGGAAATCAGCAAAGTAACATATCAGTCTGTGTAGCTGATGATCTTGTTACATCAAAGGAAACTGCAACAGATCAAATCAATGCAGAGTTATTTGTGTCTGAAAAAAATACCTCAAAATCAAgtgaaacaaataaaatagaaacagtATTTATCGCAAATAAATTTACAAAAG aAAATCCATCATGTATGGATCAGATGTCTAGAAGGACCTTTAAGCTGGATCTGGATAATGCATCTTCTGTAGAAAAATATGAAAGACAATCAAAAGCACACAGTAGTCCTCTTCTAATCCATAGATATGTGACTGAACGGAAGAAACGAGGACTGTCCTGCACATCAAATATTCAGTCTATTATAAACAATTTTGAgagtaaaacagagcaaaatagcATATTGCATTGTGACACTGACAAAGTCCACACTAATGGTCAGATGGCCCCAAAAGATGTTTCATGCACTAAATCATCTCAACCTAGAAAGGAGCCTGATCACACCGATAAACTATGTTTTATAAATGGTAAAAAACCAGAAGAAACCGTATATGATGCTGACATGGAATTGACTGCTAGTGAACTAGGTGAGATACTCTTAATTAAATCAAAAGCCAAGGTTGAGAACGCTAAAATAGTAAAAACTGATAAAATTTCAGCAAATTTGAGAAAAGTGAAAACTAAAAGTACAGAAAAACAGATTGAGGATAAATATAACATTAAACCTAAAAAATCTAATGAGAAAGTTCCTAGTAATGGAAAAGTTAAAGATATTGATATTGTTGAATCTAAAAATGTTCTACCACCAGAAAAAGGATTGTTTCAAATGAGAAATGatcagcaaatgaaactgaaGAACACCAATAAACTTGGAGAAGATTTCAAGAACAGTAACAAGAATGACAAACAGGTGCATCCCCTAAGACTTGTAGACTTACGGCAAACAACTCatgttttagaaaaagaaaaaatgaaagatACAATTTTTGAAACAGCTCAGAATTCAGAAAACCAGGTCCCAGAACATGATTTTAACGTACCTGGTGGTAAATTACCATTAGAAGGTTATTCTATTGAAAGCTTGCCTCCAGTACAAAGCTGTGTGGTTTCAATACAGGATTTAGACATAAATGAGACCTATCCTGTtgtttccaaaataaaaaaatcacattacAGTGAAATGGAAAATGGGCAGTATTTGAAAGGGTCTAGATCAAAGGTATGCAATTCTAACAGCCAGACTATACAAGATGAaaagactgatataaaaagtggCTTTAATAAGAGAGAAGTGTCTTCCAATTTCGGAACAACAACAGAGAGATCTGCTCATGCTTTAGGTATTCCTAAAACAGATCAAATTAATGAAGAGTTTTCACATGGTGATAAAAGAAGAATTTTTGCAAAAGCTGGTAGGAAGACATACATTATATACCCAAGCTCTCAGAAAAAAACTTCTGTGAAACAAAAATTACACGACGAAAATGTGTATACTGAGAATATCCATGAACGAAATGAAAACATTCAAAGAAATTCCAATGTTCAGCATGTTACAATTTCATGTTACCTAAAGAAAGCGGCTGAATGTTGCGTTGAAACATCCGAAGAAAGGGTAGATTCTACACCAAACCCAAACAAGAAGACCTGTAGTGTTTCTTCATGTGATCAAG ATATACATCCCTGTACGAAGAAACTAGAATATATGCAATTGAATAGGCCTGGACCATAG